One Rossellomorea aquimaris DNA window includes the following coding sequences:
- a CDS encoding MBL fold metallo-hydrolase, with product MDYLLERVNDQIYVLAVWDAQWNTYTNAYFIQEDAGLTVVDSCKEGHLVFLQHALNNIGKTADDVKLMLVTHGHEDHVGGAPLFTRSRKVIHADETLPVTSSISGKLIDRGTIGDYEYTRVGYHSPGSVIFFHRPTRTLFTGDFLCFFGDPLSDGGLVSKGDDLRQAWIEFLQGGGVARVDLPVFLNGLRMMQEYGPDVMCTGHGGVLVGDLDVFLDELIAIGDKGK from the coding sequence GTGGATTATCTATTAGAACGTGTGAACGATCAAATATATGTGTTGGCGGTTTGGGATGCGCAATGGAATACATATACCAATGCTTACTTTATTCAGGAAGATGCTGGATTGACAGTGGTTGATTCGTGTAAGGAGGGTCACTTGGTGTTTCTCCAGCACGCCTTAAACAATATCGGGAAAACGGCTGACGATGTAAAGCTTATGCTCGTCACCCATGGCCATGAAGATCATGTGGGAGGAGCGCCGTTATTTACTAGGTCTAGGAAGGTCATTCATGCTGATGAGACGTTGCCGGTGACGTCTTCCATTAGTGGGAAGCTTATTGATAGGGGAACGATAGGGGATTACGAATACACAAGAGTCGGCTATCATTCTCCGGGTTCTGTGATTTTCTTTCATCGGCCCACCAGAACGCTGTTTACAGGGGATTTTCTCTGTTTCTTTGGGGATCCTTTGTCGGATGGAGGGCTTGTTTCAAAAGGGGACGATCTTAGACAAGCCTGGATTGAATTTCTTCAGGGTGGTGGAGTAGCAAGGGTGGACTTACCGGTATTCCTGAATGGATTACGAATGATGCAGGAATATGGCCCGGACGTGATGTGTACAGGACATGGTGGAGTTTTAGTGGGGGATCTTGACGTGTTCCTTGACGAGTTAATCGCTATTGGAGATAAGGGTAAATAA
- a CDS encoding YafY family protein, which produces MRGDRLVSILLLLQSHGQLTAKALSERLEVSERTIYRDMDALSGTGIPVVAERGKNGGWSLLEDYQTDLTGLKESEIRALFVSPSDHLLDDLGLTRTSEEARNKLIASLPSIYRENAKDVWNRIHIDTSSWRKQKERIASFEVIKEALWKENKLTITYQRANGQTDDRTVEPLGLVAKGDLWYLIASKENGEIRNYRASRIQSAVLLDETFERPHDFDLAKYWNSSTKAFIKKLPSYEVKVEVTPSTLSRLTFTGRFARVIKIGERSDTSWIPVTLSFDTENEAKGYLLGFADQVRVIEPDDLHQKILEMAEAAVSFYRRFE; this is translated from the coding sequence ATGAGAGGTGACCGACTGGTATCCATTCTTTTATTATTACAATCACACGGGCAATTGACCGCAAAAGCACTGTCAGAGAGATTGGAAGTTTCTGAACGGACGATTTACAGAGACATGGACGCTCTAAGCGGAACAGGGATCCCCGTGGTGGCAGAGCGCGGAAAAAACGGAGGCTGGTCATTACTCGAAGACTATCAGACGGATCTGACCGGTCTGAAAGAATCTGAAATCCGCGCGTTGTTTGTGTCACCTTCAGACCATCTCCTCGATGATCTCGGCTTGACCCGAACGTCCGAAGAAGCCAGAAACAAACTCATCGCCTCCCTTCCATCTATCTACCGTGAAAATGCGAAAGACGTATGGAACCGGATCCATATCGACACAAGTTCTTGGAGGAAGCAGAAGGAAAGAATAGCCTCCTTTGAAGTGATCAAAGAGGCCCTCTGGAAGGAAAACAAACTTACCATTACCTATCAACGTGCAAACGGACAAACAGATGACCGCACCGTCGAACCCCTTGGTCTCGTTGCGAAAGGAGACCTCTGGTACTTGATCGCTTCCAAAGAAAATGGAGAAATCCGGAATTACAGAGCTTCGAGGATCCAATCGGCCGTACTTCTGGACGAAACTTTTGAAAGGCCACACGACTTTGACCTGGCTAAATACTGGAATTCTTCAACAAAAGCCTTTATAAAGAAATTGCCCTCATATGAAGTAAAGGTGGAAGTCACCCCATCCACCCTGTCGAGGCTGACTTTCACCGGACGTTTTGCACGGGTCATTAAAATTGGGGAACGCAGCGATACATCCTGGATACCTGTGACCCTTTCGTTTGATACAGAAAATGAAGCGAAAGGATATCTCCTCGGGTTTGCCGATCAGGTAAGGGTGATCGAACCGGATGACCTTCATCAGAAAATCCTGGAAATGGCAGAGGCAGCTGTTTCATTTTATCGTCGATTTGAATAA
- a CDS encoding SDR family NAD(P)-dependent oxidoreductase has product MKSLTGKVALVTGGSRGAGRAIAVELGKAGATVYVTGRSTKGNSTKNFPGTIDDTVSQIEEAGGKGIAVRCDHTIDSETEAVIKQIREEQGKLDILINNVWGAHDIGVNPGSFWELPLTNWDTMFTAGVRAQLATNHFAIPLLRENKEALIIHTTFWDEGKYTGQFYYDLAKNALVRMAYGLSEEVKGDNITVLAVSPGFMRTELVLEHMGVDEEHWQESEDLRKSETPYYIGRAITALAMDPGVMEKTGQALKAGDLAKEYEFTDVDGRYIPPFTM; this is encoded by the coding sequence ATGAAATCACTGACTGGTAAGGTTGCACTTGTGACGGGAGGAAGCAGGGGAGCAGGACGTGCGATTGCCGTTGAATTGGGAAAAGCCGGAGCGACGGTATATGTCACTGGACGCAGTACAAAAGGGAATTCCACGAAAAACTTTCCTGGAACGATCGACGACACGGTTTCACAAATAGAAGAGGCTGGTGGGAAGGGGATTGCTGTTCGTTGTGATCATACGATTGATTCAGAAACAGAAGCGGTCATCAAGCAAATCCGTGAAGAACAGGGTAAGTTGGATATTCTGATCAATAATGTATGGGGAGCCCATGACATCGGAGTGAATCCGGGATCGTTCTGGGAACTGCCCCTCACCAATTGGGATACGATGTTCACGGCCGGTGTGCGTGCTCAACTGGCGACGAATCATTTTGCCATCCCGTTACTCCGTGAGAATAAAGAAGCTCTCATCATTCACACGACTTTCTGGGATGAAGGTAAATACACGGGGCAGTTCTATTATGATCTGGCGAAGAATGCATTGGTGCGTATGGCGTATGGACTTTCTGAAGAAGTAAAAGGGGATAATATCACGGTCCTTGCTGTTTCCCCAGGGTTCATGAGGACAGAGCTTGTACTCGAGCATATGGGAGTGGACGAGGAACATTGGCAGGAATCGGAAGACTTAAGGAAATCCGAAACCCCTTATTATATTGGACGTGCCATCACGGCGCTGGCGATGGATCCAGGGGTGATGGAGAAGACGGGGCAGGCACTAAAAGCAGGAGACTTGGCGAAGGAGTATGAGTTTACGGATGTGGATGGACGTTACATTCCGCCGTTTACGATGTAG
- a CDS encoding TIGR02206 family membrane protein, which translates to MFSVTEMRTFELFSVPHITVLLMFCAISLFLVYGKRLMKPYQPIIKWTLLGILVLSELSWHIWLVATGQWEVGDLPLQLCSISTFVSIYLFLKPNKKAFYLLFFIGLLPPILSMVTPEMFYQFPHYRFLKYFLHHGAIAWSVLYFIVYEGYRVPRKAVWTGFLMINLLALPIFFLNLLLETNFFYLANPTESKTILSFFGSGVMYYINLEIAALVVFFVTYLPMGMLMKRERLNG; encoded by the coding sequence ATGTTTTCGGTGACAGAGATGCGTACGTTCGAGTTGTTTTCTGTTCCGCATATTACTGTGCTTTTGATGTTTTGTGCTATATCTCTTTTTCTGGTTTATGGTAAACGGCTCATGAAACCTTATCAGCCAATCATCAAGTGGACGTTACTCGGAATCTTAGTCCTAAGCGAGCTATCATGGCATATTTGGCTTGTGGCAACGGGACAGTGGGAGGTTGGTGACCTGCCTCTTCAGCTATGTTCCATCAGTACATTCGTATCGATTTATTTGTTTTTGAAACCGAATAAGAAAGCTTTTTATTTACTTTTCTTTATCGGGTTGCTTCCACCGATTTTAAGTATGGTGACGCCTGAAATGTTTTACCAATTTCCCCATTACCGTTTTCTTAAATATTTCCTCCATCATGGAGCCATTGCGTGGTCCGTCCTTTATTTCATCGTGTATGAGGGATACCGGGTACCAAGAAAAGCGGTATGGACCGGCTTCCTGATGATCAATCTTCTCGCCCTGCCGATTTTCTTTCTTAACCTTCTTCTCGAAACGAATTTCTTCTACTTAGCCAATCCGACGGAATCCAAAACGATCCTTTCCTTTTTCGGGTCGGGTGTCATGTACTATATCAATCTTGAAATAGCGGCTCTTGTGGTATTTTTCGTGACGTATCTTCCGATGGGGATGCTTATGAAGCGGGAGAGGTTGAATGGGTAA